From one Lolium rigidum isolate FL_2022 chromosome 4, APGP_CSIRO_Lrig_0.1, whole genome shotgun sequence genomic stretch:
- the LOC124648008 gene encoding ammonium transporter 2 member 1 has protein sequence MAVAAAAAAAAVGAYAADLPAVPEWLNKGDNAWQLTAATFVGIQSMPGLVVLYGSIVKKKWAVNSAFMALYAYASSLLVWVLVGFRMAFGERLLPFWGKAGVALSQGYLTGRARLSATAHGGENGTPAAEPFYPEATLVLFQFEFAAITLILLAGSVLGRMNIKAWMAFTPLWLLLSYTVGAFSLWGGGFLYHWGVIDYSGGYVIHLSSGIAGFTAAYWVGPRLKSDRERFSPNNILLMIAGGGLLWMGWAGFNGGAPYAANITASIAVLNTNVSAATSLLTWTCLDVIFFGKPSVIGAVQGMMTGLVCITPGAGLVQTWAAVIMGMCAGSVPWFSMMILHKKSTLLMKVDDTLAVFHTHAVAGLLGGVLTGLLATPELMAMESPVPGSKGAFYGGGIGQVGKQLAGAAFVIVWNLVVTTLILLGIGLFIPLRMPDDQLMIGDDAAHGEEAYALWGDGEKFDATRHDVSRGGAGGEREMGTAEQRLAGMGARGVTIQL, from the exons ATGGCTgttgcggcggcggccgcggcggcggccgtgggcGCGTACGCGGCGGACCTCCCGGCGGTGCCGGAGTGGCTGAACAAGGGCGACAACGCGTGGCAGCTGACGGCGGCGACGTTCGTGGGCATCCAGTCCATGCCGggcctcgtcgtcctctacgGCAGCATCGTGAAGAAGAAGTGGGCCGTCAACTCCGCCTTCATGGCGCTCTACGCCTACGCCTCCTCCCTCCTCGTCTGGGTCCTCGTCGGCTTCCGCATGGCCTTCGGCGAGCGGCTGCTGCCCTTCTGGGGCAAGGCCGGGGTGGCGCTCTCGCAGGGCTACCTCACGGGCCGCGCGAGGCTGTCGGCGACGGCGCACGGCGGCGAGAACGGCACGCCCGCCGCCGAGCCCTTCTACCCGGAGGCGACGCTGGTGCTGTTCCAGTTCGAGTTCGCCGCCATCACGCTCATCCTCCTCGCGGGGTCCGTGCTGGGGCGGATGAACATCAAGGCCTGGATGGCCTTCACGCCGCTCTGGCTGCTGCTGTCGTACACGGTCGGCGCGTTTAGCCTCTGGGGCGGCGGCTTCCTCTACCACTGGGGCGTCATCGACTACTCCGGCGGATACGTCATCCACCTCTCCTCCGGCATCGCCGGCTTCACCGCCGCCTACTGG gtgggcccgaggctGAAGAGCGACCGCGAACGCTTCTCCCCGAACAACATCTTGCTCATGATCGCCGGCGGCGGGCTGCTGTGGATGGGGTGGGCCGGGTTCAACGGCGGCGCGCCGTACGCCGCCAACATCACGGCGTCGATAGCCGTACTCAACACCAACGTCAGCGCGGCGACGAGCCTGCTCACGTGGACGTGCCTCGACGTCATCTTCTTCGGCAAGCCGTCCGTCATCGGCGCCGTCCAGGGCATGATGACCGGCCTCGTCTGCATCACCCCCGGCGCAG GGCTGGTGCAGACGTGGGCGGCCGTGATCATGGGCATGTGCGCCGGCAGCGTGCCGTGGTTCAGCATGATGATCCTGCACAAGAAGTCCACGCTGCTGATGAAGGTCGACGACACGCTGGCCGTCTTCCACACCCACGCGGTAGCGGGGCTCCTGGGCGGCGTCCTCACGGGGCTCCTGGCCACGCCCGAGCTGATGGCGATGGAGTCCCCCGTGCCGGGGTCCAAGGGCGCCTTCTACGGCGGCGGCATCGGGCAGGTCGGCAAGCAGCTGGCCGGCGCGGCCTTCGTCATCGTGTGGAACCTCGTGGTCACCACGCTCATCCTGCTCGGCATCGGCCTCTTCATCCCGCTCCGGATGCCCGACGACCAGCTCATGATCGGCGACGACGCCGCGCACGGGGAGGAGGCCTACGCGCTGTGGGGCGACGGCGAGAAGTTCGACGCCACGCGCCACGACGTGTCCAGGGGAGGCGCCGGCGGGGAGAGGGAGATGGGCACCGCCGAGCAGCGGCTCGCCGGCATGGGCGCCAGGGGAGTCACCATCCAGTTGTAG